A single window of Streptomyces aquilus DNA harbors:
- a CDS encoding DUF5703 family protein translates to MPEYEFVDVYVPRGVSRKDTTRLLTDHAEYGHWELDRLSLLRDGSRKVRLRRRIIRQVRATW, encoded by the coding sequence ATGCCGGAATACGAATTTGTCGACGTGTACGTACCGCGCGGGGTCTCCCGCAAGGACACCACACGTCTGCTGACGGACCATGCCGAGTACGGACACTGGGAGTTGGACCGCCTGAGCCTGCTGCGTGACGGAAGCCGCAAGGTGCGGCTGCGCCGCAGGATCATCCGCCAGGTGCGGGCCACATGGTGA
- a CDS encoding chaplin family protein, whose translation MRQATRKGLMTVAAATGVIAAAGGAAHADSGAGGSASNSPGVLSGNTVQAPVHAPVNVCGNTVNVVGVLNPAAGNKCANQGGSSGSGGYGGHGGSGGGSSSGGHASDSPGVGSGNHVQAPVDVPVNVCGNSVDVIGVGNSTTGNDCANGGTGSGGGHPGGPGQPGNPGNPGTPGNPGTPGNPGTPGNPGTPGNPGTPGNPGTPGNPGNPVEPGQPGTPGTPGTPPSSGGETPGGGNHPGVQAVTQPRGDAQLAHTGSDLPLGLTLPVGAGTLLAGAVLYRKARAAA comes from the coding sequence ATGCGACAGGCAACCCGCAAAGGCCTGATGACGGTGGCGGCCGCGACCGGCGTGATCGCAGCGGCGGGCGGCGCCGCGCACGCCGACTCGGGGGCGGGCGGTTCCGCGTCGAACTCACCGGGCGTGCTGTCCGGCAACACGGTGCAGGCGCCGGTGCACGCGCCGGTGAACGTGTGCGGCAACACGGTCAACGTCGTCGGGGTGCTCAACCCGGCGGCCGGCAACAAGTGCGCCAACCAGGGCGGATCGTCCGGCTCCGGGGGGTACGGCGGACACGGGGGTTCCGGGGGCGGTTCGTCGTCCGGTGGGCACGCCTCGGACTCGCCGGGTGTCGGCTCCGGCAACCATGTCCAGGCGCCGGTCGACGTCCCGGTCAACGTCTGCGGCAACAGCGTCGACGTCATCGGCGTCGGCAACTCCACGACGGGCAACGACTGCGCCAACGGCGGCACCGGCTCGGGCGGCGGTCACCCCGGCGGCCCGGGCCAGCCGGGCAACCCGGGGAACCCCGGTACGCCTGGGAACCCGGGTACGCCCGGGAATCCTGGTACTCCGGGCAACCCCGGTACTCCCGGCAACCCCGGCACCCCTGGTAACCCCGGTACTCCGGGCAACCCCGGCAACCCGGTCGAGCCGGGTCAGCCCGGTACTCCGGGCACCCCGGGCACTCCGCCCTCCTCGGGTGGCGAGACGCCGGGAGGGGGCAACCACCCGGGAGTCCAGGCTGTCACCCAGCCCCGCGGTGACGCCCAGCTCGCCCACACGGGCAGCGACCTGCCGCTGGGCCTGACCCTCCCGGTCGGGGCCGGCACGCTGCTGGCGGGTGCGGTGCTCTACCGCAAGGCCCGTGCCGCGGCGTAG
- the chpH gene encoding chaplin ChpH produces the protein MIKKVVAAAAATGGLVLAGAGLAAADSGAQGAAVHSPGVLSGNVVQVPVHIPVNVCGNTVSVIGVLNPAFGNTCINK, from the coding sequence ATGATCAAGAAGGTCGTCGCCGCCGCGGCTGCCACTGGTGGCCTGGTTCTCGCGGGCGCGGGCCTCGCTGCTGCCGACTCGGGTGCTCAGGGTGCCGCGGTGCACTCCCCGGGCGTCCTGTCCGGCAACGTCGTCCAGGTGCCGGTTCACATCCCCGTGAACGTCTGCGGCAACACGGTCTCCGTGATCGGCGTGCTGAACCCCGCCTTCGGCAACACCTGCATCAACAAGTGA
- a CDS encoding M20/M25/M40 family metallo-hydrolase, with amino-acid sequence MSGTDTTRHVTGEDEVVDLCRELIQIDTSNYGDHSGPGERKAAEYVAEKLAEVGLDPQIFESHQGRASTVARIEGEDPSKPALLIHGHTDVVPANAADWTHHPFSGEVADGCVWGRGAVDMKDMDAMTLAVVRDRLRSGRKPPRDIVLAFLADEEAGGTYGARYLVDKHPDLFEGVTEAIGEVGGFSFTVNENLRLYLVETAQKGMHWMRLTVDGTAGHGSMTNDDNAITELCEAVGRLGRHKWPVRVTKTVRSFLDELSDALGTELDPENMDETLAKLGGIAKMVGATLRNSAAPTMLGAGYKVNVIPGQATAHVDGRFLPGYEEEFLADLDRILGPRVRREDVHGDKALETDFDGRLVDAMQSALSAEDPIARAVPYMLSGGTDAKSFDDLGIRCFGFAPLQLPPELDFAGMFHGVDERVPVEGLKFGVRVLDRFIDAS; translated from the coding sequence GTGAGCGGGACGGACACGACCAGGCACGTCACCGGCGAGGACGAGGTCGTGGACCTCTGCCGCGAGCTGATCCAGATCGACACCAGCAACTACGGCGACCACTCGGGGCCGGGTGAGCGCAAGGCCGCCGAGTACGTCGCCGAGAAGCTCGCCGAGGTGGGCCTCGACCCGCAGATCTTCGAATCCCACCAGGGGCGCGCCTCCACGGTCGCCCGCATCGAGGGCGAGGACCCCTCCAAGCCGGCCCTCCTCATCCACGGCCACACCGACGTCGTACCGGCCAACGCGGCGGACTGGACCCACCACCCCTTCTCCGGCGAGGTCGCCGACGGGTGCGTGTGGGGTCGTGGCGCGGTCGACATGAAGGACATGGACGCGATGACCCTCGCGGTCGTCCGCGACCGGCTGCGCAGCGGCCGCAAGCCCCCGCGCGACATCGTCCTCGCCTTCCTCGCCGACGAGGAGGCCGGCGGCACGTACGGCGCCCGGTACCTCGTCGACAAGCACCCCGACCTCTTCGAGGGCGTCACCGAGGCGATCGGCGAGGTCGGCGGGTTCTCCTTCACCGTCAACGAGAACCTGCGGCTCTACCTGGTCGAGACCGCCCAGAAGGGCATGCACTGGATGCGGCTCACCGTGGACGGCACCGCGGGCCACGGCTCGATGACCAACGACGACAACGCCATCACCGAGCTGTGCGAGGCCGTCGGCCGGCTCGGCCGGCACAAGTGGCCGGTGCGGGTCACCAAGACCGTGCGGTCCTTCCTCGACGAGCTCTCCGACGCCCTCGGCACCGAGCTCGACCCCGAGAACATGGACGAGACCCTCGCCAAGCTCGGCGGCATCGCCAAGATGGTCGGCGCGACGCTCCGGAACTCGGCGGCGCCCACCATGCTCGGCGCCGGCTACAAGGTCAACGTCATCCCCGGCCAGGCCACCGCCCACGTCGACGGCCGCTTCCTGCCCGGCTACGAGGAGGAGTTCCTCGCCGACCTCGACCGCATCCTCGGCCCGCGCGTGCGCCGCGAGGACGTGCACGGCGACAAGGCGCTGGAGACCGACTTCGACGGCCGCCTCGTCGACGCCATGCAGAGCGCCCTGAGCGCCGAGGACCCGATCGCCCGCGCCGTGCCCTACATGCTCTCCGGCGGCACCGACGCCAAGTCCTTCGACGACCTCGGCATCCGCTGCTTCGGCTTCGCGCCGCTCCAGCTGCCGCCGGAGCTGGACTTCGCCGGCATGTTCCACGGTGTCGACGAGCGGGTGCCGGTGGAGGGGCTGAAGTTCGGGGTGCGCGTGCTGGACCGTTTCATCGACGCCTCCTGA
- a CDS encoding Pls/PosA family non-ribosomal peptide synthetase: MAAIHESSALGLLDEEIRERFGDTARFSGGPAASPRTLVDIFDACVRSYPDEPALDDGTTCLTYRALAVEVERLRRRLAEAGVGLGDRVGVRVPSGTNDLYVAILAVLAAGAAYVPVDAEDPDERAELVFGEAEVRAVVGAGHELTATGRGATPAARPGVEHDAWIIFTSGSTGKPKGVAVSHRSAAAFVDAEAALFLTDEPIGPGDRVMAGLSVAFDASCEEMWLAWRYGACLVPVPRSQVRSGADLGPWLVEQEITVVSTVPTLAALWEPETLNDVRLLIFGGEACPPELAQRLVTEGREVWNTYGPTEATVVACAALMTGEEPIRIGLPLRGWELAVVDEAGEPVPMGASGQLVIGGVGLARYLDAEKDAEKYAPLPSLGWERAYRSGDLVQAEPEGLVFLGRADEQIKLGGRRIELGEVDAALQALPGVAGAAAAVRTARSGNQLLVGYVVTQDGWDQATAVEKLRAELPAALVPLLAPVGELPTRTSGKVDRNALPWPLENLETSGPAEQLYGTEAWLAEQWAEVLGIPVTSASDDFFAIGGGSLAAAQLTTRLRTRYPSAAVLDIYQQPVLRKLARRLEKSAQDDGGTRLVAPVPVRAKVLQLLLLVPLFTLLGLRWTVVLAALGNVLPYAWLPTAPWWLVAAGALVLFSPPGRLAIAAGGARLLLRGVRPGRYARGGSVHLRLWAAERLAEFSGATGLTGAWLERYARALGAKVGPDVDLHSLPPVTGMLKLGRGAAVESEVDLSGWWLDGDRLEIGQVKVGAHAVVGTRSMLFPGARVGKRAEVAPGSAVTGQIPTGQRWAGAPAVKLGKAKRNWPKERPRRGTSWRVMYGVTGFGLSALPVLAGAAAFGVGRVFFTPDAPLTGALVALVPATLAFGAAYALLILVGVRLLSLGLREGTHPTHSRVGWQAWTVTQLMDRSRETLFPLYAGLVTPVWLRLLGMRIGRGAEVSTVLALPSLTTVGEGAFLADDTLTAPYELGGGWLRIGRAEIGRRAFLGNSGMTAPGRSVPDGGLVGVLSATPKKAKKGSSYLGLPPVKLPRSAADGDQSRTFDPPARLLWARGLVELCRIVPVFCSAAIGVLTVAALCALGAWAPVLSGLMLLAAGVAAALMSIVAKWLLVGRHRSGEHPLWSSFVWRNELADTFVEVVAVPWLAGSVPGTPLMTAWLRGLGARVGKGVWVESYWLPETDLVTLEDAATVNRGCVLQTHLFHDRILRTDTVVLREGATLGPGGIVLPGSTIGARTTLGPASLVMAAESVPDDTRWLGNPIEAWRP; this comes from the coding sequence ATGGCAGCCATTCACGAGAGCAGTGCTCTCGGCCTGCTCGACGAGGAGATCCGCGAGCGGTTCGGGGACACGGCCCGTTTCTCCGGGGGCCCCGCGGCCTCTCCGCGCACGCTCGTCGACATCTTCGACGCGTGCGTGCGCTCCTACCCCGACGAGCCCGCCCTGGACGACGGCACGACGTGCCTGACCTACCGCGCGCTGGCCGTCGAGGTGGAGCGGCTGCGGCGGCGGCTCGCGGAGGCCGGGGTGGGGCTCGGGGACCGGGTGGGGGTCCGGGTTCCGTCCGGGACCAATGATCTCTACGTCGCGATTCTCGCCGTACTCGCCGCCGGTGCCGCCTATGTGCCGGTGGACGCCGAGGACCCGGACGAGCGGGCCGAGTTGGTGTTCGGGGAGGCGGAGGTACGGGCCGTCGTCGGGGCCGGGCACGAGCTGACCGCCACCGGGCGCGGTGCGACGCCCGCCGCGCGGCCCGGGGTCGAGCACGACGCGTGGATCATCTTCACCTCCGGGTCGACCGGGAAGCCCAAGGGTGTCGCCGTCAGTCACCGCAGCGCCGCCGCGTTCGTGGACGCCGAGGCCGCGCTGTTCCTGACCGACGAGCCCATCGGTCCGGGTGACAGGGTCATGGCGGGCCTGTCGGTCGCCTTCGACGCGTCCTGCGAGGAGATGTGGCTGGCCTGGCGGTACGGGGCCTGTCTGGTGCCGGTGCCGCGGTCGCAGGTCAGGAGTGGGGCCGATCTCGGGCCGTGGCTGGTGGAGCAGGAGATCACCGTCGTGTCGACGGTGCCGACGCTCGCCGCGCTCTGGGAGCCGGAGACCCTCAACGACGTACGGCTGCTGATCTTCGGCGGTGAGGCCTGCCCGCCCGAGCTGGCGCAGCGGCTGGTCACCGAGGGGCGCGAGGTGTGGAACACCTACGGGCCGACCGAGGCGACCGTCGTGGCCTGTGCGGCGCTGATGACCGGCGAGGAGCCGATCCGGATCGGACTGCCGTTGCGGGGCTGGGAGTTGGCCGTCGTCGACGAGGCCGGGGAGCCCGTGCCCATGGGCGCCAGTGGGCAGTTGGTGATCGGCGGCGTCGGGCTCGCGCGGTATCTGGACGCCGAGAAGGACGCGGAGAAGTACGCGCCGCTCCCGTCGCTGGGCTGGGAACGGGCGTACCGCAGCGGCGATCTGGTGCAGGCGGAGCCCGAGGGGCTGGTGTTCCTCGGGCGGGCCGACGAGCAGATCAAGCTCGGCGGGCGGCGGATCGAGCTGGGTGAGGTCGACGCCGCGTTGCAGGCGCTGCCGGGTGTCGCCGGCGCCGCGGCGGCCGTACGGACCGCGCGCAGCGGCAATCAGCTGCTCGTCGGGTACGTCGTCACGCAGGACGGCTGGGACCAGGCGACGGCCGTGGAGAAGCTGCGCGCCGAACTGCCCGCCGCGCTGGTGCCGTTGCTCGCGCCGGTCGGCGAGCTCCCGACGCGGACGAGCGGCAAGGTGGACCGCAACGCCCTGCCCTGGCCGCTGGAGAACCTCGAAACGTCCGGCCCGGCCGAGCAGTTGTACGGCACCGAGGCCTGGCTCGCCGAGCAGTGGGCGGAGGTCCTCGGCATCCCGGTGACCAGCGCCTCCGACGACTTCTTCGCGATCGGCGGCGGCAGCCTCGCCGCCGCGCAGCTGACCACGCGGCTGCGCACCCGCTACCCGAGCGCGGCCGTCCTGGACATCTACCAGCAGCCGGTGCTGCGGAAGTTGGCCCGCCGACTGGAGAAGTCGGCGCAGGACGACGGCGGCACCCGGTTGGTCGCGCCGGTGCCAGTGCGCGCGAAGGTGCTGCAACTCCTGCTGCTGGTCCCGCTGTTCACGCTGCTGGGGCTGCGCTGGACGGTCGTGCTTGCCGCGCTGGGGAACGTGCTGCCGTACGCCTGGCTGCCGACCGCCCCGTGGTGGCTGGTCGCGGCGGGGGCGCTGGTGCTGTTCAGTCCGCCGGGGCGGCTCGCGATCGCGGCGGGCGGGGCGCGGCTGCTGCTGCGGGGTGTGCGGCCGGGACGGTACGCGCGCGGCGGGAGTGTGCACCTGCGGCTGTGGGCGGCGGAGCGGCTGGCCGAGTTCAGCGGCGCGACCGGGCTGACCGGCGCCTGGCTGGAGCGGTACGCGCGGGCGCTGGGCGCCAAGGTCGGCCCGGACGTCGACCTGCACTCGCTGCCGCCGGTGACCGGCATGCTCAAGCTGGGCCGGGGCGCGGCCGTCGAGTCCGAGGTGGACCTCTCCGGCTGGTGGCTGGACGGCGACCGGCTGGAGATCGGCCAGGTCAAGGTGGGCGCGCACGCGGTCGTCGGGACGCGCAGCATGCTCTTCCCGGGCGCGCGGGTCGGCAAGCGGGCCGAGGTGGCGCCGGGTTCGGCGGTCACCGGGCAGATCCCCACCGGTCAGCGCTGGGCGGGCGCGCCCGCGGTCAAGCTGGGCAAGGCCAAGCGCAACTGGCCGAAGGAGCGGCCGCGCCGGGGCACGTCCTGGCGGGTGATGTACGGCGTGACCGGCTTCGGGCTGAGCGCACTGCCGGTGCTGGCGGGGGCGGCCGCGTTCGGGGTGGGCCGGGTGTTCTTCACGCCGGACGCGCCGCTGACGGGGGCCCTGGTGGCCCTCGTACCGGCCACGCTGGCCTTCGGGGCGGCGTACGCGCTGCTGATCCTCGTCGGGGTGCGGCTGCTGAGTCTGGGGCTGCGGGAGGGGACGCATCCGACGCACAGCCGGGTCGGGTGGCAGGCCTGGACGGTGACGCAGCTGATGGACCGCTCGCGGGAGACGCTGTTCCCGCTGTACGCCGGGCTGGTCACGCCGGTGTGGCTGCGGCTGCTCGGGATGCGGATCGGGCGCGGGGCCGAGGTGTCGACCGTGCTCGCGCTGCCGAGCCTGACGACGGTCGGCGAGGGGGCGTTCCTGGCCGACGACACGCTGACCGCGCCGTACGAGCTGGGGGGCGGCTGGCTGCGGATCGGGCGGGCCGAGATCGGGCGGCGGGCCTTCCTCGGGAACTCGGGGATGACCGCGCCGGGGCGGTCCGTGCCGGACGGCGGGCTGGTCGGGGTGCTGTCGGCGACGCCGAAGAAGGCGAAGAAGGGCAGCTCGTATCTGGGGCTGCCGCCGGTGAAGCTGCCGCGCAGCGCGGCCGACGGCGACCAGAGCCGGACGTTCGACCCGCCGGCGCGGCTGCTGTGGGCGCGCGGTCTGGTGGAGCTGTGCCGGATCGTGCCGGTGTTCTGCTCGGCGGCGATCGGGGTGCTGACGGTGGCGGCGCTGTGCGCGCTGGGTGCGTGGGCGCCGGTGCTGTCCGGTCTGATGCTCCTCGCGGCCGGTGTCGCGGCCGCGCTGATGTCGATCGTCGCGAAGTGGCTGCTCGTGGGGCGGCATCGCAGCGGGGAGCATCCGCTGTGGAGTTCCTTCGTGTGGCGCAACGAGCTCGCGGACACGTTCGTCGAGGTCGTGGCGGTGCCGTGGCTGGCGGGTTCGGTGCCGGGTACGCCGCTGATGACGGCGTGGCTGCGGGGGCTCGGGGCGCGGGTCGGCAAGGGTGTCTGGGTGGAGAGCTACTGGCTGCCGGAGACGGACCTGGTGACACTGGAGGACGCGGCGACGGTGAACCGGGGCTGTGTGCTCCAGACGCA